A section of the Flaviflexus equikiangi genome encodes:
- a CDS encoding winged helix-turn-helix domain-containing protein, giving the protein MTGPRRLSRSQAAAVAIRAQRLDRVSPARTRADIGSAVRGMGVLQIDSVNILARAHYLPLYSRLGPYDTGLLDAAASQPPRLIVEQWGHEACYVPPTTHRLLAGFRRRWSSGRTIEEHPGAEALAERIMGFLEGTTATAREVSAWLDTRHLTPAEAELIGQSTEFEWSRTAVKVILENLFDADMVAGAGRTQHFHRIYGARERVLPAGLPPTPPREEAIRALTEISLEKVGIGTPATIADFFRLKLADVRPVLDDLVACGKACRVDVEGLPGAIMWAAIPVPRSVTGTTLLSPFDPLIFERKRALALFGLDYRIGIYTPAAKRTRGYYSLPLLHDGTIPARVDLALDRPSQTLKVMGAWFEPGAREAGAVLAAELERLARWQGASTITIVDDAPGDAVPALRAAL; this is encoded by the coding sequence ATGACAGGGCCGCGCCGTCTCAGCCGCTCCCAGGCGGCCGCGGTAGCCATTCGCGCCCAACGCCTCGACCGCGTCTCGCCGGCCCGGACACGAGCTGACATTGGCAGTGCCGTGCGTGGCATGGGGGTGCTGCAGATCGACTCTGTCAACATCCTGGCCAGAGCCCACTATCTCCCCCTCTATTCCAGGCTGGGCCCGTACGACACCGGTCTGCTCGACGCGGCGGCTTCTCAGCCGCCCCGCCTCATCGTCGAACAGTGGGGGCACGAAGCCTGTTATGTTCCCCCGACGACGCATCGTCTCCTCGCGGGGTTCCGGCGCCGCTGGTCATCAGGGCGCACCATCGAGGAGCATCCCGGTGCGGAGGCCCTGGCGGAACGGATCATGGGATTTCTCGAGGGTACGACGGCTACCGCACGCGAGGTGAGCGCCTGGCTCGACACCCGCCACCTCACACCTGCCGAGGCAGAGCTCATCGGCCAGTCAACGGAGTTCGAGTGGTCTCGCACGGCTGTCAAGGTGATCCTCGAGAACCTGTTCGATGCTGACATGGTGGCGGGTGCCGGGCGCACCCAGCACTTCCACCGCATCTACGGCGCACGGGAGCGCGTGCTCCCCGCAGGGCTCCCTCCCACTCCCCCGCGCGAGGAGGCGATACGTGCCCTTACCGAGATCTCTCTCGAGAAGGTGGGCATCGGCACGCCCGCGACGATTGCCGACTTCTTCCGCCTCAAACTCGCGGACGTTCGCCCTGTGCTCGATGATCTCGTGGCCTGCGGGAAGGCGTGCCGCGTGGACGTGGAGGGATTGCCGGGGGCGATCATGTGGGCCGCGATCCCCGTTCCTCGCAGTGTCACGGGGACGACTCTGCTGTCTCCCTTCGACCCGCTGATCTTCGAACGCAAGAGAGCCCTGGCCTTGTTTGGTCTCGACTACCGGATCGGGATCTATACCCCGGCCGCGAAGAGGACCAGGGGCTACTATTCGCTCCCGCTCCTGCACGACGGCACGATCCCTGCACGGGTCGATCTCGCCCTCGATCGGCCGAGCCAGACGCTCAAGGTCATGGGGGCATGGTTCGAGCCGGGAGCCCGCGAGGCTGGCGCCGTCCTTGCGGCCGAGCTGGAGAGGCTGGCCCGATGGCAGGGGGCGTCCACGATCACGATTGTGGACGATGCTCCCGGGGATGCTGTCCCCGCGCTCAGGGCTGCGCTCTGA
- a CDS encoding YeeE/YedE family protein codes for MLISGLILGVVLGFIFQRGRFCVTGAFRDVWLSGSTRWLTAFFIAIAIQAVLVNAMIAGGLINPGIPTLALGAVVGGSFLFGIGIVLAGGCATGTYYRSGEGLIGSWVALAFYAFTASAMKYGIGADVTASQRNETQDATTIQDTLGISVWVLVVGFALIVASLLVRQARRISAPLATLPAQKIGIAHLLFEKKWTPNVTAILLGLLAALAYPLSQATGRNAGLGITTPSANIVQFFTTGDTSYIDWGVLFVLGLIPGSYIAAKASGEFRLRAPDAETTTRAIAGGTLMGVGASIAGGCTIGNALVQTALFSWQGWIALLFTFLGVGAGVRLFVTSRRRPGAAPVEIPSLTVGS; via the coding sequence ATGCTAATTTCCGGCCTTATCCTCGGCGTCGTCCTAGGATTCATCTTCCAACGGGGACGCTTCTGCGTCACCGGCGCGTTCCGCGACGTGTGGCTGAGCGGATCCACCCGCTGGCTCACGGCCTTCTTCATCGCCATCGCCATCCAGGCCGTTCTCGTGAACGCCATGATCGCGGGCGGACTCATCAACCCCGGTATCCCCACTCTCGCCCTCGGCGCTGTCGTCGGCGGATCCTTCCTCTTCGGCATCGGCATCGTCCTTGCCGGAGGCTGCGCCACCGGAACCTACTACCGGTCCGGGGAGGGCCTCATCGGATCGTGGGTCGCTCTCGCCTTCTACGCCTTCACCGCATCCGCCATGAAGTACGGCATCGGGGCTGATGTCACTGCCAGCCAGCGCAACGAGACGCAGGACGCGACGACGATCCAGGACACTCTCGGCATCTCCGTGTGGGTGCTTGTCGTCGGCTTCGCCCTCATTGTCGCCTCCCTGCTCGTCCGCCAGGCGCGCCGTATCAGCGCACCGCTTGCGACTCTCCCCGCCCAGAAGATCGGGATCGCCCATCTCCTGTTCGAGAAGAAGTGGACCCCGAATGTGACAGCGATCCTCCTCGGCCTGCTCGCGGCCCTGGCCTATCCACTGTCGCAGGCAACGGGACGCAATGCTGGCCTCGGAATCACGACGCCCTCAGCCAACATCGTCCAGTTCTTCACCACCGGCGACACGTCCTACATCGACTGGGGAGTCCTGTTCGTCCTCGGCCTGATTCCCGGTTCCTACATTGCCGCGAAGGCTTCGGGGGAGTTCCGGCTGCGGGCTCCCGATGCTGAGACGACGACGCGTGCGATCGCGGGCGGCACGCTCATGGGTGTCGGCGCTTCTATCGCAGGAGGCTGCACCATCGGCAACGCACTCGTCCAGACGGCGCTCTTCTCCTGGCAGGGCTGGATCGCCCTGCTCTTCACCTTCCTCGGTGTGGGGGCAGGCGTGCGACTGTTCGTCACCTCCCGCCGCCGTCCCGGAGCGGCACCCGTCGAGATCCCGTCCCTCACCGTCGGCTCCTAG
- a CDS encoding DUF421 domain-containing protein, protein MDIVLRAAIAFVVLWLLTKAAGRATLGELSSFDLLLFITMGDLIQQGITGEDRTLTGGLVAVATFALLAVTFNLVVSRWSKASRLLEGPPIILVADGRARTGAMRRQRVSVAEILSAGRQSGYENMSDIRLAVLEQDGKISFFPYTAEHAQSADQE, encoded by the coding sequence ATGGATATCGTTCTCCGCGCTGCCATTGCCTTTGTTGTGCTTTGGCTCCTGACGAAAGCAGCGGGCAGGGCCACGCTTGGGGAGCTCAGCTCCTTCGACCTTCTCCTCTTCATCACCATGGGGGACTTGATCCAGCAGGGGATCACGGGAGAGGACCGCACGCTGACGGGCGGGCTCGTAGCGGTGGCGACATTCGCTCTCCTTGCCGTGACATTCAACCTCGTCGTGTCCAGGTGGTCAAAAGCGAGCAGGCTCCTCGAGGGTCCTCCCATCATCCTCGTCGCCGATGGTCGGGCACGGACGGGGGCGATGCGGCGCCAGCGAGTCTCTGTCGCCGAGATTCTCAGTGCAGGGCGTCAATCCGGGTACGAGAACATGTCGGACATTCGCCTCGCCGTCCTCGAGCAGGATGGGAAGATCTCCTTCTTCCCCTACACGGCCGAGCACGCGCAATCAGCCGATCAGGAATAG
- a CDS encoding alcohol dehydrogenase catalytic domain-containing protein, giving the protein MRAVTWQGKRHVSVETVPDPTLDEPTDVIIEVTSTAICGSDLHLYEVLGPFMDKGDIVGHETMGMIVEAGSESELSAGDRVVIPFPIACGHCWMCSRGLVTQCETTQVREHGSGAALFGYSRLYGSVPGGQAEYLRVPHANFGAITVGTDLPDHRYLFLSDVLPTAWQGVAYAGVQRGDSLAVFGLGPIGQFAARIAAHLGATVYAIDPVPERRAMAERHGITTFDSDAVEQIRDLTEGRGPDAVIDAVGMEAHGSPVTTAAHSIVGLLPDAVGRKVFETAGLDRLGALYGAIDLVRRGGTISLSGVYGGQADPIPMLSLFDKQVQVRMGQANVHAHVDHLLPLVEDESDPLGLEDFVTHRAPLEQAPAMYETFQKKEDGCIKVVLDPRS; this is encoded by the coding sequence ATGAGAGCTGTGACATGGCAGGGCAAGCGGCACGTGAGTGTCGAGACCGTTCCCGATCCCACCCTTGACGAACCGACCGATGTCATCATCGAGGTCACCTCAACGGCGATTTGCGGGTCGGACCTGCACCTCTACGAGGTGCTGGGGCCCTTCATGGACAAGGGAGACATCGTGGGCCACGAGACGATGGGAATGATCGTCGAGGCGGGCTCCGAGTCGGAACTGTCGGCAGGCGACCGTGTCGTCATCCCGTTCCCGATCGCCTGCGGGCACTGCTGGATGTGTTCGCGCGGACTCGTCACCCAATGCGAGACAACCCAGGTGCGCGAACACGGGTCAGGCGCCGCTCTCTTCGGATATTCACGTCTCTACGGCTCCGTTCCCGGCGGTCAGGCCGAATACTTGCGTGTTCCCCACGCGAACTTCGGGGCTATCACTGTCGGCACCGATCTCCCAGACCATCGCTATCTCTTCCTCAGCGATGTGCTGCCGACAGCGTGGCAGGGCGTGGCCTACGCGGGCGTCCAGCGGGGCGATTCCCTTGCTGTGTTTGGGCTTGGACCGATCGGACAGTTCGCGGCGCGGATAGCAGCCCATCTCGGGGCGACCGTGTACGCGATCGATCCCGTTCCGGAGCGGCGTGCCATGGCAGAGCGTCACGGCATCACCACGTTCGACTCGGACGCTGTCGAGCAGATCAGAGATCTCACGGAAGGCCGGGGCCCTGACGCCGTGATCGACGCGGTGGGCATGGAGGCGCACGGTTCCCCCGTCACCACAGCCGCCCACAGCATCGTCGGCCTCCTGCCCGACGCGGTGGGACGGAAGGTCTTCGAGACAGCAGGTCTCGACAGGCTGGGAGCTCTCTACGGCGCCATCGATCTTGTCAGGCGCGGCGGCACGATCTCGCTGAGCGGCGTGTACGGCGGGCAGGCCGACCCCATCCCCATGCTGTCTCTCTTCGACAAGCAGGTCCAGGTGAGAATGGGACAGGCCAACGTCCATGCCCACGTCGATCATCTTCTTCCCCTGGTCGAGGATGAGTCCGATCCGCTCGGCCTCGAGGACTTCGTCACCCACAGGGCGCCTCTCGAGCAGGCTCCTGCCATGTACGAGACGTTCCAGAAGAAGGAAGACGGCTGCATCAAAGTCGTTCTCGACCCCAGATCATGA
- a CDS encoding Cof-type HAD-IIB family hydrolase, with protein MTHKTYRTFAAIFRAVSAFDFYSDDPGETRGHRGCGRSVGGAGTLDSSPKIPSLGRGESGGGAWDGVARSGILVGMMESGLKPELWTTIEPGQDVALVVCDMDGTLLDGEGRVPDAFWSLVDTMSERGIMFAPASGRQYATLAKMFAGRASIRTFISENGAHVVQDGESVSVTPVEKDTAERVIRLVRDVDHRDIGLVAGGAKSAYVERRDDRFTEQVETYNAALTIVDDLTEVEDDFVKLATFDFNGVDDIVEDVFPGSWDGHQVVVSGTHWVDIISDQANKGNALRDLQKHLGISPSQTVVFGDYLNDLEMLDQADLSFAMANAHPDVRAAARYEAPANTEHGVVSVLERLLNL; from the coding sequence GTGACGCACAAGACATATCGGACATTCGCTGCTATCTTCCGGGCCGTCTCCGCCTTCGATTTCTATTCTGACGATCCGGGTGAAACCCGTGGCCACAGGGGTTGTGGGCGATCCGTGGGCGGTGCTGGCACCCTCGATTCCTCCCCGAAGATTCCCAGCTTGGGAAGGGGCGAGTCCGGGGGTGGGGCCTGGGATGGTGTCGCACGATCGGGGATACTGGTGGGGATGATGGAGAGTGGATTGAAACCAGAGCTGTGGACGACGATTGAACCTGGACAGGACGTGGCGCTCGTTGTGTGCGACATGGACGGGACGCTGCTGGACGGGGAGGGCCGCGTGCCGGACGCCTTCTGGTCTCTCGTCGACACGATGAGCGAGCGGGGGATCATGTTCGCTCCCGCAAGCGGACGCCAATATGCCACCCTGGCCAAGATGTTCGCCGGCCGTGCCTCCATCCGGACATTTATCTCCGAGAACGGCGCCCATGTCGTCCAAGACGGCGAGTCCGTATCGGTCACCCCGGTCGAGAAAGACACCGCCGAGCGTGTCATCCGCCTAGTCCGCGATGTCGACCATCGCGACATCGGCCTTGTCGCGGGAGGCGCGAAGAGCGCATACGTCGAGCGGCGCGATGATCGCTTCACCGAGCAGGTCGAAACCTATAATGCGGCCCTCACGATCGTTGACGATCTGACCGAGGTCGAGGACGATTTCGTCAAACTCGCCACGTTCGACTTCAACGGAGTGGACGACATTGTCGAGGATGTCTTCCCGGGCTCATGGGATGGTCATCAGGTCGTCGTCTCGGGAACCCACTGGGTCGATATCATCTCCGACCAGGCGAACAAGGGCAATGCCCTGCGGGACCTGCAGAAGCATCTCGGCATTTCGCCCTCCCAGACCGTCGTCTTCGGCGACTACCTCAACGACCTGGAGATGCTCGACCAGGCAGACCTGTCGTTCGCGATGGCGAACGCCCACCCCGATGTTCGCGCGGCTGCACGATACGAGGCGCCCGCCAACACCGAGCACGGCGTGGTCAGTGTCCTGGAGCGGCTCCTCAACCTGTAG
- the mvk gene encoding mevalonate kinase codes for MHLSDSNDTNVQTPPEAEPAAGIQPTLGQPLRVHGGLGSAHGKAILMGEHSVVYGAPAVALPLLDLQTAASVRKADHGSISSDLYTGPLHAAPRELKPVVTALRATAERVGLNSDSFEIVISSTVPLERGLGSSAAVAAAMVRAVSNAVGVALTPEETFELVQIAENVAHGTSSGLDAHAVRSLSPVRFQSGQPTPVTVARSLTFVIADTGTSGSTSAAVNGVRMLRKVNPSFVNGIIDTLAGLAEDTITALGAGDAAALGQHMSAGHEQLARLGVSAPSLDALVTAARMSGAHGAKLTGSGLGGCVLALVDGADSADGVIDAMKAAGATQAWKTSLVSSQIADGVGANERDALPKENA; via the coding sequence ATGCACCTATCTGATTCGAACGACACCAACGTCCAGACCCCACCGGAGGCGGAGCCCGCTGCCGGTATTCAGCCGACTCTCGGTCAGCCGCTTCGCGTGCACGGCGGCCTCGGCAGCGCCCACGGCAAGGCAATCCTCATGGGGGAGCATTCTGTCGTCTACGGTGCGCCCGCTGTTGCGCTGCCGCTCCTCGACCTTCAGACGGCAGCCTCTGTCCGGAAGGCCGACCACGGTTCGATCAGCTCCGACCTGTACACGGGCCCCCTTCATGCTGCCCCGCGCGAACTCAAGCCCGTGGTCACAGCGCTGCGGGCCACGGCGGAGCGGGTGGGACTGAACTCGGACAGCTTCGAGATCGTCATCTCCTCGACCGTGCCCCTCGAGCGGGGCTTGGGATCCTCCGCGGCCGTCGCCGCGGCCATGGTTCGCGCCGTCAGCAATGCCGTCGGAGTGGCGCTGACGCCCGAGGAAACGTTCGAGCTCGTCCAGATCGCCGAGAACGTCGCACACGGCACGTCCTCCGGACTCGATGCTCATGCCGTCCGTTCCCTGTCTCCGGTCCGCTTCCAATCCGGCCAACCCACACCCGTCACCGTCGCACGCTCCCTGACATTCGTCATCGCCGACACTGGCACGTCCGGCTCCACGTCCGCCGCCGTCAACGGCGTCCGCATGCTCCGCAAGGTCAACCCCTCCTTCGTCAACGGCATCATCGACACGCTGGCCGGACTGGCGGAGGACACGATCACGGCCCTCGGGGCGGGGGATGCCGCCGCTCTCGGGCAGCACATGAGTGCAGGCCACGAACAGCTCGCGAGGCTGGGTGTGTCCGCTCCGTCCCTCGATGCTCTCGTCACGGCCGCCCGCATGAGCGGAGCGCACGGAGCGAAGCTCACGGGTTCCGGGCTCGGCGGATGCGTTCTCGCGCTCGTCGATGGCGCGGACTCCGCTGATGGCGTTATCGACGCCATGAAGGCCGCGGGGGCAACCCAGGCATGGAAGACTTCTCTTGTCTCATCCCAGATCGCCGATGGTGTCGGCGCGAACGAGCGCGATGCGCTCCCGAAGGAGAATGCGTGA
- a CDS encoding trimeric intracellular cation channel family protein, with translation MLLTVLFLIGITAEAMTGALAAGRQKMDLFGVTMVACVTALGGGSVRDMLLGHYPLSWVEHPYYLVIVAVAAIITVLTSSLMTYFRILFLVLDSVGLAVFTIFGVRIALEMDYGFIIALVSGLITGVMGGILRDILCNRIPLVFHKELYASIVPVGVIVYYGLTELGVSEDITVLSSLLIVFTLRIIAIYFKLSLPVFDYQEKQAPRLERNKLWHFPRRTSTRHSYGFHWKKYGRLSRSAPSGDDIVSAASPQTPDDPQSPDDPHAPAHIERS, from the coding sequence ATGCTCCTCACCGTTCTTTTCCTCATCGGTATCACCGCTGAGGCCATGACTGGCGCTCTGGCGGCGGGCCGGCAAAAGATGGACCTGTTCGGGGTGACGATGGTGGCGTGCGTGACCGCCCTCGGCGGCGGCTCTGTCCGCGACATGCTCCTGGGCCATTACCCGCTCTCCTGGGTTGAGCATCCCTACTATCTGGTCATCGTCGCCGTTGCCGCGATCATCACTGTCCTCACGTCATCCCTCATGACGTACTTCCGCATCCTCTTTCTCGTGCTGGATTCTGTCGGCCTGGCCGTGTTCACGATCTTCGGCGTGCGGATTGCGCTGGAGATGGACTACGGCTTCATCATCGCCCTCGTGTCCGGCCTCATCACGGGCGTCATGGGCGGGATCCTCCGCGATATCCTCTGCAACCGCATACCGCTCGTCTTCCACAAGGAGCTCTACGCCTCTATCGTCCCCGTCGGCGTGATCGTCTACTACGGCCTCACCGAGCTCGGAGTCTCCGAGGACATCACCGTCCTCTCCTCCCTCCTCATCGTCTTCACCCTCCGCATCATCGCCATCTATTTCAAGCTCAGCCTTCCCGTCTTCGACTATCAGGAGAAGCAGGCCCCGCGCCTCGAGAGGAACAAGCTGTGGCACTTCCCTCGGCGCACCTCGACCCGCCACTCCTACGGCTTCCACTGGAAGAAGTACGGCCGGCTCTCACGCTCAGCACCGTCGGGTGACGACATCGTCTCCGCGGCCTCTCCGCAGACTCCGGATGATCCGCAGTCGCCAGACGATCCTCACGCACCTGCCCACATCGAGCGTTCGTGA
- a CDS encoding aldo/keto reductase, giving the protein MSHIPYVPASTRYDEIPYRHCGTSGLQLPVIALGLWHNFGDDRPFQTQRDIVRRAFDRGIFHFDLANNYGPPAGSAEENFGRILAKDLAPFRHEIIISTKAGWNMWDGPHGFGGSRKYLLTSLDESLQRLGTDHVDIFYHHRPDPDTPVEESMLALHHAVTSGKALYAGISSYSAEATKEAAAIMRDLGTPLAIHQPSYSMLNRWIEEGTPSLLEAAQEEGMGVIGFSAMAQGMLTDKYLGGIPDDSRLASGKVNKDFFTDEALGHVRALNDIAAERGQSLAQMAVAWVLRDQGASLTTALIGASSTSQIDEAVGAAQNLTFTPAELAAIDEHAVDSGINQWWGATASR; this is encoded by the coding sequence ATGAGTCACATTCCCTACGTTCCAGCATCAACCCGTTACGACGAGATCCCCTACCGGCACTGCGGCACATCCGGCCTCCAGCTTCCCGTGATCGCCCTCGGCCTGTGGCACAACTTCGGTGACGACCGGCCCTTCCAGACACAGCGCGATATCGTGCGCCGCGCCTTCGATCGCGGGATCTTCCACTTCGACCTGGCCAACAACTATGGCCCGCCCGCCGGAAGCGCGGAAGAGAACTTTGGGCGGATACTCGCGAAAGACCTGGCCCCCTTCCGGCACGAGATCATCATCTCGACGAAGGCGGGCTGGAACATGTGGGACGGTCCGCACGGCTTCGGCGGATCCCGGAAATACCTCCTCACCTCCCTCGATGAGTCCCTCCAGCGCCTGGGAACCGACCATGTCGACATCTTCTACCACCACCGCCCCGACCCCGACACCCCGGTGGAAGAATCCATGCTCGCCCTCCATCACGCCGTCACATCGGGCAAGGCCCTCTATGCCGGGATCTCCTCCTACTCGGCGGAAGCGACGAAGGAAGCCGCCGCGATCATGCGCGACCTCGGCACACCCCTCGCTATCCACCAGCCCTCCTATTCGATGCTCAACAGATGGATCGAGGAAGGGACGCCGTCCCTGCTCGAGGCCGCCCAGGAAGAGGGCATGGGTGTGATCGGCTTCTCCGCCATGGCGCAGGGAATGCTGACCGACAAATACCTCGGCGGAATCCCGGACGATTCTCGTCTCGCAAGCGGAAAGGTGAACAAGGACTTCTTTACGGACGAAGCACTCGGACACGTGCGTGCCCTCAACGACATCGCGGCAGAGCGCGGCCAGAGCCTGGCACAGATGGCAGTCGCGTGGGTCCTGCGAGACCAGGGTGCCTCCCTCACGACCGCTCTCATCGGAGCCTCGTCCACGAGTCAGATCGACGAAGCCGTCGGTGCGGCACAGAACCTCACGTTCACGCCCGCCGAACTGGCGGCAATCGATGAGCACGCCGTCGATTCCGGCATCAACCAATGGTGGGGCGCGACAGCGTCGCGCTAG
- the mvaD gene encoding diphosphomevalonate decarboxylase — translation MTSATARAYPNIALVKYWGKADEKLIVPVAGSLSMTLDDFPTTTTVTLTDGGDTFRLNEVDHDGTSADRVTVFLDLVRSLAVDAGLDTAHLSARVVSTNEGPTAAGMASSASGFAALAVAAASAYGLDLDTRELSRLARRGSGSASRSLIDRFAVWHAGDDESSYAEAVSAPDMAMVAVPVATGEKAVSSRQGMIATAETSPFYPAWITSTQETLTEMIAACERGDVTTIGELTENHAIRMHALIASCRPSIRYLNPTSIAVFDEIAAMRQEGVEAYATADAGPNVFALTRPELAHIVADRLVGFTKDNEAKILMPGQGAHLIDGASA, via the coding sequence GTGACATCGGCAACCGCTCGTGCCTACCCCAACATTGCTCTCGTCAAGTATTGGGGGAAGGCGGATGAGAAGCTGATCGTGCCCGTCGCGGGCTCACTGTCGATGACTCTCGACGACTTCCCGACGACGACAACAGTCACACTCACCGACGGTGGGGACACGTTCAGGCTCAACGAAGTCGACCACGACGGTACGTCAGCGGACCGGGTCACGGTCTTCCTCGACCTCGTCCGGTCCCTGGCGGTCGATGCTGGGCTCGATACCGCCCACCTGTCGGCCCGGGTGGTATCGACCAACGAGGGCCCCACCGCGGCCGGCATGGCCTCATCCGCGTCCGGTTTCGCAGCCCTTGCCGTTGCGGCAGCCTCAGCCTACGGGCTGGATCTCGACACGAGGGAGCTCAGCAGGCTCGCTCGGCGCGGTTCGGGCTCCGCCAGCCGCTCCCTTATCGACCGCTTCGCCGTCTGGCACGCCGGTGATGACGAGAGCTCCTATGCGGAAGCGGTCTCCGCGCCTGACATGGCGATGGTGGCTGTGCCGGTTGCGACCGGCGAGAAGGCCGTATCCTCCCGGCAGGGCATGATCGCCACCGCCGAGACGTCACCCTTCTATCCGGCCTGGATCACGTCCACGCAGGAGACGCTGACCGAGATGATCGCGGCCTGTGAGCGCGGCGATGTCACGACCATCGGTGAGCTGACAGAGAACCATGCGATCCGCATGCATGCCCTCATCGCCTCCTGCCGCCCCTCGATCCGCTACCTCAACCCCACGTCGATCGCCGTGTTCGACGAGATCGCGGCCATGAGGCAGGAGGGTGTCGAGGCCTATGCGACGGCGGATGCTGGCCCGAACGTGTTCGCCCTGACCCGCCCCGAACTCGCACATATCGTGGCGGACCGTCTCGTGGGATTCACGAAGGACAACGAGGCGAAGATCCTCATGCCGGGCCAGGGGGCGCACCTGATCGACGGAGCATCAGCGTGA
- a CDS encoding sulfurtransferase TusA family protein produces MGFLNLITPQKKNVEPISAQQPGPSKKYLLDTLGEVCPFPLIEAKRAIAPLNSGDELQIDFDCTQATDSIPAWAAQNGHTVTDFRQVDAASWTVTVKKA; encoded by the coding sequence ATGGGTTTCCTCAACCTCATCACACCCCAGAAGAAGAACGTCGAACCGATTTCCGCACAGCAGCCGGGCCCGTCGAAGAAGTATCTCCTCGACACCCTCGGAGAAGTGTGCCCCTTCCCGCTCATCGAGGCGAAAAGAGCGATCGCACCGCTCAACAGCGGTGACGAGCTGCAGATCGACTTCGACTGCACGCAGGCCACGGACTCGATCCCGGCATGGGCGGCGCAGAACGGACATACCGTGACAGACTTCCGCCAGGTCGATGCCGCGTCATGGACCGTGACAGTGAAGAAGGCGTAG
- a CDS encoding phosphomevalonate kinase, with protein sequence MTITTRAPGKLFIAGEYAVVDPDHPALLVAVDKFMTVSVTESVDVGRVHSSEYGNLPIEWRRDPETGDVVVDHHPYDYVTRAIDVMERLRDERGIAPRYFNLHIESELDDSHGQKFGLGSSAAVVVATIAAIDTFYDLGLSAMERFKIALLATISVSPRASGGDIAASTFGGWLSYSAPDRAALLTALSTDTIGDVMVGSGWETLRIRSLPAPALSLLVGWTGSPSSTEALVGSVTKASPSDSPDYTAFVAASDRIVTALIEALEAGDPALVQDLVRQARHNLLLLQASSGITIETEKLTFLCDSAEHYGGAAKPSGAGGGDCGIVLADPEMDTAALLEQWRAAGIRPLDLHVYGKEVAA encoded by the coding sequence GTGACGATCACGACCCGTGCCCCGGGGAAGCTGTTCATCGCCGGCGAGTACGCGGTCGTTGACCCCGATCATCCGGCCCTCCTCGTCGCGGTCGACAAGTTCATGACAGTCTCCGTGACCGAGTCGGTCGATGTGGGACGAGTGCATTCCTCCGAGTACGGCAATCTCCCCATCGAGTGGCGCCGGGATCCTGAGACGGGGGACGTCGTCGTCGACCATCACCCCTACGACTATGTCACGCGCGCGATCGATGTCATGGAACGCCTGCGGGACGAGCGGGGGATAGCTCCGCGATACTTCAACCTCCACATCGAGTCGGAGCTTGATGATTCCCACGGCCAGAAGTTCGGGCTCGGATCCTCCGCCGCCGTTGTCGTGGCGACCATTGCCGCCATCGACACGTTCTATGATCTCGGGCTGTCTGCCATGGAGCGGTTCAAGATCGCACTGCTGGCCACGATCTCCGTGTCGCCTCGAGCCTCAGGCGGTGATATTGCGGCCTCGACGTTCGGCGGCTGGCTGTCCTACAGCGCCCCGGATCGGGCCGCCCTCCTCACGGCTCTCAGCACGGACACGATCGGTGATGTGATGGTGGGCAGCGGATGGGAGACGCTCCGGATTCGCTCCCTGCCGGCACCGGCGCTGTCCCTGTTGGTGGGATGGACGGGGTCACCGTCCTCGACGGAGGCCCTCGTCGGCTCCGTGACGAAGGCCAGCCCGAGCGACAGCCCCGACTACACGGCTTTCGTCGCCGCCTCGGATCGGATCGTCACGGCGTTGATAGAGGCTCTCGAAGCAGGGGATCCGGCCCTCGTCCAGGACCTGGTGCGGCAAGCCCGCCACAACCTGCTTCTCCTCCAGGCCAGCTCCGGGATCACCATCGAAACCGAGAAGCTCACGTTCCTGTGCGACAGTGCGGAACATTACGGGGGTGCCGCGAAACCGTCAGGTGCGGGCGGAGGCGACTGCGGGATCGTTCTCGCCGACCCGGAGATGGATACGGCGGCGCTGCTCGAGCAGTGGCGTGCCGCAGGGATACGCCCACTCGATCTTCACGTGTACGGGAAAGAGGTGGCCGCATGA